From a region of the Geothrix sp. 21YS21S-2 genome:
- a CDS encoding STAS domain-containing protein produces MHLTQIMDKDVLILAPGQKLTAAEGKEDLSEAVHAALGLGVRKIVLDCSSVEFIDSLGVGQIVASFVSTRNLGGRLILCGIGSRIALVLRMANLHLVLDMRETGPEDIIW; encoded by the coding sequence ATGCACCTCACCCAAATAATGGATAAGGATGTCCTCATCCTAGCCCCGGGCCAGAAGTTGACGGCCGCCGAAGGCAAGGAGGACCTTTCGGAGGCTGTCCATGCAGCCCTTGGTTTAGGGGTGCGAAAGATCGTCCTTGACTGCTCTTCGGTTGAATTCATTGACAGCCTGGGTGTGGGCCAGATCGTGGCGAGTTTTGTTTCGACCAGAAACCTTGGCGGGCGGTTGATCCTCTGTGGAATCGGATCGCGGATCGCGCTTGTATTGCGCATGGCCAACCTGCACCTGGTGCTGGACATGAGGGAGACCGGACCGGAAGACATCATCTGGTAA
- a CDS encoding phosphatase PAP2 family protein, with product MSPFSTRHLLAPLAALVCLVPARAQVEPFPATGTEAARIDTAIVLWAQRTRTAAAVAKARSEVILGPSAFSEALGEPLDARTRPRTSALFDEVARELKAITDPLKKQLARPRPYDADPQVSPAIEREASFSYPSGHATRGLAFAMILAELAPGHRESILEAGRQVGVNRVVGGVHYPSDIEAGQRLGAEWARVWLSKPTNQARLAELRAAEWPR from the coding sequence ATGAGCCCATTCTCCACCCGTCATCTGCTGGCGCCCCTCGCAGCTCTGGTCTGCCTAGTACCCGCGCGTGCCCAGGTCGAGCCCTTCCCGGCCACAGGCACGGAGGCGGCCCGGATCGACACCGCCATTGTTCTCTGGGCCCAGCGGACCCGCACGGCCGCAGCCGTGGCGAAGGCGAGGTCCGAGGTCATCCTGGGGCCCTCGGCCTTCTCGGAGGCGCTAGGCGAGCCGCTGGACGCCCGCACCCGGCCGCGCACGTCCGCCCTGTTTGACGAAGTCGCCAGGGAGCTCAAGGCGATCACCGACCCTTTGAAAAAACAATTGGCCCGGCCTCGACCCTATGATGCCGATCCCCAGGTTAGCCCGGCCATCGAGCGGGAAGCCAGTTTCTCCTACCCTAGCGGGCACGCCACACGTGGCCTCGCCTTTGCCATGATCCTTGCAGAACTGGCGCCTGGGCATCGGGAATCGATCCTGGAGGCAGGCCGGCAGGTGGGGGTGAACCGCGTGGTCGGCGGAGTGCATTACCCTTCCGACATCGAGGCCGGCCAGCGTCTGGGCGCCGAATGGGCGCGGGTATGGCTCTCCAAGCCCACTAATCAGGCGCGTCTGGCAGAACTCCGCGCAGCGGAATGGCCCCGCTGA
- a CDS encoding alkaline phosphatase translates to MNPNLQIRRAGALLVLLSALGAAQAMAAPTGAALLPPDGARFLVNQRFDIRIEGQGSGPFSARLWVDGHRATLTSGAQGTVTTDGISSPGWAGFNLRGAHLEHKGQHTLTAELTDGSGTTTVTSHIQIIDPFFQGMGGRHRTRNIVIMLGDGMGIAHRTAARIVRYGVTAGNPNGRLEMDQFPGTGLVSTHSLNSIITDSAPGMACYSTGNHFINSQEGVYPAHVTNSFFAPRVEYMAEYLHRVKGTALGLVTTADVEDATPAANAVHTANRNNGTGVVDQYLDERKSTGLRVLLGGGRRWFLPSTTLYSSRTAGTGYPALPADVLAGWDLPATPAGQGSANRDLIADFKSAGFAYVDNSTDLKAAAAGHAPDKLLGLFGYGNMNVALDKVAKRRGILPPGASTFAVDDYKAPDQPMLDEMAEAAFHVLSRNHEGFVLMIEGAHIDKQSHLMDADRAIGETLEFDRAVGVARKWADRLGDTTVLVLADHECSGFSLIGALSLNGGIAALKNLPSDSASLDPGVVPARQNAVGTYDFAGFPSYQILNDGYPATMDIDNKMLIGFGANSDRYESWLSKPTPVIDSLLPGQFKGAGGLLGAKGYATIPELRDIDRNGFFVRGQLNGEGQAVHTAADIPVSAYSTGNRAWARFVGVQKNTDVFFKLMKAALGGDHPADNDPDDDD, encoded by the coding sequence ATGAATCCGAATCTGCAGATCCGCAGGGCAGGCGCCCTGCTTGTCCTGCTCTCCGCACTGGGGGCCGCGCAAGCGATGGCGGCTCCCACCGGCGCCGCCCTGTTGCCCCCGGACGGCGCCAGGTTCCTGGTCAACCAGCGCTTCGACATCCGAATCGAAGGGCAAGGCTCAGGCCCCTTCTCGGCGCGCCTCTGGGTCGATGGGCATCGGGCCACCTTAACGTCGGGAGCCCAGGGAACCGTCACCACCGACGGAATCTCATCCCCCGGGTGGGCCGGGTTCAACCTCCGCGGCGCCCACCTGGAGCACAAGGGCCAGCACACGCTGACCGCTGAACTCACCGATGGCTCGGGCACCACCACCGTCACTTCGCACATTCAGATCATCGATCCCTTCTTCCAGGGCATGGGGGGAAGACACCGCACCCGGAACATCGTGATCATGCTGGGCGACGGCATGGGCATCGCCCACCGGACCGCAGCCAGGATCGTCCGGTACGGCGTGACGGCCGGAAACCCCAACGGCAGGCTGGAGATGGACCAGTTTCCAGGGACAGGCCTGGTGAGCACCCATTCCCTGAACAGCATCATCACCGATTCAGCGCCGGGCATGGCCTGCTACAGCACCGGGAACCACTTCATCAACAGCCAGGAGGGTGTCTATCCGGCGCATGTGACCAACTCGTTCTTCGCGCCGCGCGTTGAATACATGGCCGAGTATCTGCATCGCGTGAAGGGCACGGCCCTGGGCCTGGTCACCACAGCCGACGTGGAGGACGCCACCCCCGCCGCCAACGCCGTCCATACCGCCAACCGCAACAACGGCACCGGCGTCGTGGACCAGTACCTGGATGAACGCAAGAGCACCGGGTTGCGTGTCCTGCTCGGGGGCGGCCGCAGGTGGTTCCTTCCTTCCACGACCCTCTACTCAAGCCGCACCGCCGGAACCGGCTATCCGGCCCTTCCCGCCGATGTGCTGGCGGGTTGGGATCTGCCCGCCACTCCCGCGGGCCAGGGCAGTGCCAACCGGGACCTCATCGCGGATTTCAAGAGCGCGGGGTTCGCCTACGTCGACAACAGCACGGACCTGAAGGCGGCCGCGGCCGGCCATGCACCGGACAAGCTGCTCGGCCTGTTCGGCTACGGGAACATGAACGTGGCCCTGGACAAGGTCGCCAAACGCCGGGGGATCCTGCCTCCGGGCGCCTCCACGTTCGCCGTGGACGACTACAAGGCCCCCGACCAGCCCATGCTCGACGAGATGGCCGAGGCCGCTTTTCACGTGCTTTCCCGCAACCACGAAGGTTTCGTTCTGATGATCGAAGGCGCCCACATCGACAAGCAGTCCCACCTGATGGATGCCGACCGCGCCATCGGGGAAACCCTGGAATTCGACCGGGCCGTGGGCGTCGCGCGCAAGTGGGCGGACCGGCTCGGCGACACCACCGTGCTGGTCCTCGCGGACCACGAATGCTCGGGGTTCAGCCTGATCGGCGCGCTTTCCCTGAACGGCGGGATAGCGGCCCTGAAGAACCTCCCCTCCGACAGCGCCTCCCTGGATCCCGGCGTGGTCCCGGCGCGCCAGAACGCCGTGGGAACCTACGATTTCGCCGGCTTCCCCAGCTACCAGATCCTGAATGACGGCTACCCCGCGACCATGGACATCGACAACAAGATGCTGATCGGTTTCGGCGCCAACAGTGACCGCTACGAGAGCTGGCTCTCCAAGCCCACGCCCGTCATCGACAGCCTCCTGCCCGGCCAGTTCAAGGGCGCCGGCGGGCTCCTCGGCGCCAAAGGCTACGCGACCATCCCTGAGCTGCGGGATATCGACCGGAACGGCTTCTTCGTCCGGGGCCAGTTGAACGGCGAAGGCCAGGCGGTACACACGGCGGCGGATATTCCGGTTTCCGCCTACAGCACCGGAAACCGGGCCTGGGCTCGCTTCGTGGGCGTGCAGAAGAACACCGATGTGTTCTTCAAGCTGATGAAGGCCGCCCTTGGTGGCGATCACCCGGCCGACAACGACCCGGATGACGACGACTAG